A window from Drosophila yakuba strain Tai18E2 chromosome 3L, Prin_Dyak_Tai18E2_2.1, whole genome shotgun sequence encodes these proteins:
- the LOC6534001 gene encoding fibrous sheath CABYR-binding protein — MGATSVGVLVWKIQLLILLSGVLLAIQAAPAEVTEGVTHPPPEQLQTESRSRKDEDLDLEEDLDGRNAYINNQFVPSEPADVLEDEQNTPLYEILQKQMEQVLASSAPNDPVYEQHREKQERRDQKPPHQPPYFSGGDRDGELQDDYEDEEDQTDQGYPADPEKPDAVSGAPDDEDPGYQAPSLSLPSSNTRKPYRRRSTTTFQPRTTRTRTSAQPRTTARPLNQTSTTEQSSTVTTTTPRPKSSAGTHSKTTPQPGNSTPSDPQVYQHKRRIIFKTISTGSQFVNSPIGDLMIKFSIGFAKPITPGGATSTTSPPSSSSEALRALSQNLIRNFELQKLRRANKVQKY; from the exons ATGGGAGCCACAAGTGTCGGAGTTCTAGTCTGGAAGATTCAGCTACTGATCTTGCTGAGTGGAG TTCTGCTCGCCATTCAAGCTGCTCCTGCCGAGGTAACCGAAGGAGTGACCCATCCACCACCCGAGCAGTTGCAAACGGAGTCTCGATCCCGTAAGGACGAGGACCTGGACTTGGAAGAAGACCTGGACGGACGCAATGCCTATATCAACAATCAGTTTGTGCCCAGCGAACCGGCGGACGTCCTAGAGGATGAGCAGAATACGCCGCTCTACGAGATCCTTCAGAAGCAGATGGAGCAAGTGCTGGCCTCGTCGGCTCCCAATGACCCTGTCTACGAGCAGCACCGCGAGAAGCAGGAGCGCCGCGACCAGAAGCCACCACACCAGCCACCGTACTTCTCCGGTGGGGATCGAGATGGTGAACTGCAGGACGACtacgaggacgaggaggatcAGACGGATCAGGGCTATCCGGCGGACCCCGAGAAACCGGACGCCGTCTCAGGTGCCCCCGATGACGAGGACCCAGGCTACCAGGCACCTTCGTTGAGCCTTCCAAGCAGCAACACTCGCAAGCCGTACAGGCGACGCAGCACCACCACATTTCAGCCACGAACCACCAGGACCAGAACCTCTGCACAGCCCAGAACCACAGCAAGACCACTGAACCAAACCAGCACCACGGAGCAATCATCAACTGTGACCACCACCACTCCTCGGCCCAAGAGTAGTGCCGGTACCCATTCCAAGACAACTCCTCAACCAGGCAACAGCACGCCTAGTGACCCGCAGGTTTACCAGCACAAGCGTCGCATCATCTTCAAGACCATCTCAACGGGCTCCCAGTTCGTCAACTCGCCCATCGGAGACCTTATGATCAAGTTCTCCATCGGATTCGCCAAGCCTATCACTCCGGGTGGCGCCACCAGCACTACGAGTCCACCAAGTTCCTCCAGCGAGGCTTTACGTGCTCTCTCCCAAAACTTGATTCGTAACTTTGAACTTCAGAAACTAAGAAGAGCGAACAAagttcaaaaatattaa
- the LOC6534002 gene encoding transmembrane protein 19 — MRDWMPVLFCGLSVPLSLFMWLGNVALSKFWTSDFEESRVIPPVRWLFSTMAPLALMTVALRRRSVNRSGAALGILVAFILSIASHPFFASLVVFFFSSSRATKFRAHMKRRFESDFREGEGQRNWIQVLCNGGMAAQLALLYVLDCGSGERAVDFAREYRSSWLGVAVMSAFACCNGDTWSSELGSVLSQRDPVSIITWRRVPRGTNGGVSLPGVVVSLLGGLLVGFGYFVTVRYTVEAKMLLVSPPQWPIIAFGGIAGLFGSLLDSVLGGVLQFSGINEEGKIVDTPGKGVRHVSGLRILDNHSVNLISSIVTGVTIPLLAQRFWPVR, encoded by the exons ATGCGTGACTGGATGCCGGTGCTCTTCTGCGGACTCTCCGTGCCCCTCTCGCTGTTCATGTGGCTGGGCAATGTGGCGCTGTCGAAGTTCTGGACCAGTGACTTTGAGG AGTCCCGGGTGATTCCGCCAGTGCGCTGGCTCTTCTCCACCATGGCGCCCTTGGCCCTGATGACGGTGGCTCTGCGCCGGAGGAGCGTCAACCGATCTGGAGCTGCGCTGGGCATTCTGGTGGCCTTTATCCTCTCCATCGCCAGCCATCCGTTCTTCGCCAGCCTGGTGGTGTTCTTTTTCAGCTCCTCGCGGGCCACCAAGTTCCGGGCGCACATGAAACGCCGCTTTGAGAGCGATTTTCGCGAGGGCGAGGGCCAACGCAACTGGATACAGGTGCTCTGCAACGGAGGCATGGCCGCACAGCTGGCGCTGCTCTATGTGCTGGACTGCGGCAGTGGAGAGCGGGCGGTGGACTTCGCCCGGGAATACCGATCCAGCTGGCTGGGTGTGGCCGTGATGAGTGCGTTTGCCTGCTGCAACGGCGACACCTGGTCCAGTGAACTGGGATCTGTGCTATCGCAACGCGATCCGGTGTCTATCATCACCTGGCGACGGGTGCCGCGCGGTACCAATGGTGGGGTTTCGCTGCCCGGCGTCGTGGTAAGTCTGCTGGGCGGTCTGCTCGTCGGCTTTGGCTACTTTGTCACCGTACGCTACACTGTGGAGGCCAAAATGCTGCTGGTTAGCCCACCACAGTGGCCCATCATCGCCTTTGGTGGCATCGCTGGACTTTTCGGTTCCCTCTTGGACTCTGTGCTGGGTGGTGTGCTGCAGTTCTCCGGCATCAATGAGGAAGGCAAGATTGTGGATACACCTGGCAAGGGAGTGCGCCACGTGAGCGGACTGCGCATTCTGGACAACCATAGTGTCAACCTGATTTCCAGCATCGTCACTGGCGTCACCATTCCCCTGCTGGCCCAGAGATTCTGGCCCGTGCGCTGA
- the LOC6534003 gene encoding POC1 centriolar protein homolog isoform X2, whose translation MQGLFSDPALERHFTGHSGGITQLRFGPDGNQIATSSTDSTVILWNLSQAARCIRFASHSAAVNGVAWSPKGNLVASAGHDRTVKIWEPKLRGVSGEFVAHSKAVRSVDFDSTGHLMLTASDDKSAKIWRVARRQFVSSFAQQNNWVRSAKFSPNGKLVATASDDKSVRIYDVDSGECVRTFTEERAAPRQLAWHPWGNMLAVALGCNRIKIFDVAGSQLLQLYVVHSAPVNDVAFHPSGHFLLSGSDDRTIRILDLLEGRPIYTLTGHTDAVNAVAFSRDGDKFATGGSDRQLLVWQSNLHTYDASQFEAKSALASSGCETSGVSSKQSVGSATSKSNDLSIRIDPRQSLAYQLSEENFQVLDVSIESGSDLCSCSARLDEISKLLALIDERVRRLEGIYTL comes from the exons atgcaggGACTGTTCAGCGATCCGGCGCTGGAGCGCCACTTCACAGGCCACTCGGGCGGCATCACGCAGCTGCGTTTTGGTCCCGATGGCAACCAGATAGCCACCTCGTCCACGGACTCCACGGTGATCCTGTGGAACCTGAGCCAGGCGGCCCGCTGCATTCGCTTTGCCTCGCACTCGGCGGCGGTGAACGGAGTGGCCTGGTCGCCCAAGGGCAACTTGGTGGCCTCCGCCGGACACGACCGCACCGTGAAGATCTGGGAGCCCAAGTTGCGCGGCGTTTCCGGGGAGTTTGTGGCCCACAGCAAGGCGGTGCGCAGCGTGGACTTTGACTCCACCGGTCACTTAATGCTCACCGCCTCCGATGACAAGTCGGCGAAGATATGGCGCGTTGCCAGGAGGCAGTTTGTATCTTCGTTTGCGCAGCAAAACAACTGGGTGCGCAGCGCCAAGTTCAGTCCCAACGGCAAACTGGTGGCCACCGCCAGCGATGACAAGTCGGTGAGGATCTACGATGTGGACAGTGGTGAGTGCGTGCGCACCTTCACCGAGGAACGAGCCGCTCCACGGCAACTGGCCTGGCATCCTTGGGGCAACATGTTGGCCGTCGCCCTCGGCTGCAACCGCATCAAGATCTTCGACGTAGCCGGCAGCCAGCTGTTGCAGCTGTATGTGGTGCACTCGGCGCCGGTCAACGACGTGGCCTTCCATCCTAGCGGACACTTCCTGCTCTCCGGCAGCGACGACCGCACCATCCGCATCCTGGACCTGCTGGAGGGAAGGCCCATTTACACTTTGACGGGCCACACTGATGCGGTCAATGCGGTGGCATTCAGTCGCGATGGCGACAAGTTTGCCACCGGTGGCAGTGATCGTCAG CTTTTGGTCTGGCAATCGAATCTACACACCTACGATGCTTCACAGTTTGAGGCCAAGTCTGCCTTGGCTTCCTCCGGTTGCGAAACCAGTGGCGTCTCCTCGAAACAGAGCGTAGGCAGTGCGACCTCCAAGTCCAATGATCTCAGCATCCGCATTGATCCGCGCCAATCGCTGGCCTATCAGCTCTCGGAGGAGAACTTTCAG GTATTGGACGTGTCCATCGAGTCTGGGTCGGATTTGTGCTCCTGTTCCGCGCGGCTGGACGAGATTAGCAAACTGTTGGCCTTGATCGATGAGCGTGTGCGGCGATTGGAGGGCATATACACATTATAG
- the LOC6534003 gene encoding POC1 centriolar protein homolog isoform X1, with protein MQGLFSDPALERHFTGHSGGITQLRFGPDGNQIATSSTDSTVILWNLSQAARCIRFASHSAAVNGVAWSPKGNLVASAGHDRTVKIWEPKLRGVSGEFVAHSKAVRSVDFDSTGHLMLTASDDKSAKIWRVARRQFVSSFAQQNNWVRSAKFSPNGKLVATASDDKSVRIYDVDSGECVRTFTEERAAPRQLAWHPWGNMLAVALGCNRIKIFDVAGSQLLQLYVVHSAPVNDVAFHPSGHFLLSGSDDRTIRILDLLEGRPIYTLTGHTDAVNAVAFSRDGDKFATGGSDRQLLVWQSNLHTYDASQFEAKSALASSGCETSGVSSKQSVGSATSKSNDLSIRIDPRQSLAYQLSEENFQVLDSKHSTQPEKVLSHGMDFKPHSPSPRFF; from the exons atgcaggGACTGTTCAGCGATCCGGCGCTGGAGCGCCACTTCACAGGCCACTCGGGCGGCATCACGCAGCTGCGTTTTGGTCCCGATGGCAACCAGATAGCCACCTCGTCCACGGACTCCACGGTGATCCTGTGGAACCTGAGCCAGGCGGCCCGCTGCATTCGCTTTGCCTCGCACTCGGCGGCGGTGAACGGAGTGGCCTGGTCGCCCAAGGGCAACTTGGTGGCCTCCGCCGGACACGACCGCACCGTGAAGATCTGGGAGCCCAAGTTGCGCGGCGTTTCCGGGGAGTTTGTGGCCCACAGCAAGGCGGTGCGCAGCGTGGACTTTGACTCCACCGGTCACTTAATGCTCACCGCCTCCGATGACAAGTCGGCGAAGATATGGCGCGTTGCCAGGAGGCAGTTTGTATCTTCGTTTGCGCAGCAAAACAACTGGGTGCGCAGCGCCAAGTTCAGTCCCAACGGCAAACTGGTGGCCACCGCCAGCGATGACAAGTCGGTGAGGATCTACGATGTGGACAGTGGTGAGTGCGTGCGCACCTTCACCGAGGAACGAGCCGCTCCACGGCAACTGGCCTGGCATCCTTGGGGCAACATGTTGGCCGTCGCCCTCGGCTGCAACCGCATCAAGATCTTCGACGTAGCCGGCAGCCAGCTGTTGCAGCTGTATGTGGTGCACTCGGCGCCGGTCAACGACGTGGCCTTCCATCCTAGCGGACACTTCCTGCTCTCCGGCAGCGACGACCGCACCATCCGCATCCTGGACCTGCTGGAGGGAAGGCCCATTTACACTTTGACGGGCCACACTGATGCGGTCAATGCGGTGGCATTCAGTCGCGATGGCGACAAGTTTGCCACCGGTGGCAGTGATCGTCAG CTTTTGGTCTGGCAATCGAATCTACACACCTACGATGCTTCACAGTTTGAGGCCAAGTCTGCCTTGGCTTCCTCCGGTTGCGAAACCAGTGGCGTCTCCTCGAAACAGAGCGTAGGCAGTGCGACCTCCAAGTCCAATGATCTCAGCATCCGCATTGATCCGCGCCAATCGCTGGCCTATCAGCTCTCGGAGGAGAACTTTCAGGTGCTCGATAGTAAACACTCGACTCAGCCGGAGAAGGTGCTCAGTCACGGCATGGACTTCAAGCCGCATTCCCCAAGCCCGCGCTTCTTTTAA